Proteins encoded together in one Porites lutea chromosome 2, jaPorLute2.1, whole genome shotgun sequence window:
- the LOC140926058 gene encoding uncharacterized protein — protein MKSFYLLADADQFPGRSSSNPTNEDNLLNIPAVSRILKGFKDLGNKVPINTVINNTYNGKIKHPSDPLFKLYKQKDSPWKSTLRYNPVFPYGRKGLHANLQRLISASLGRRLNQDIQTLLSQFTPRDGGGKSGNFKIAGEKVSGKGVYSISPDRSDVEIKLTIKVSTSRQQQQQQQQQNMKSTPRPSPPRTTPKMCLAPCTTTNKTKTAVANCVGSQFEYEALNIHNRYRAIHNAPPMTLNCEMSRNATAYAQELADMDSLVPSGYNERPEQGENLSLGCYDDREKSAEEAVKVWFDEVCRYTFGKQGPQTGTSHFTQLVWKGSTELGIGKASNTQPDGATCTFIVGRYNPQGNFENDDNAYVKNVEKGSFDERYCSYIEKPGLDGGYGLKRSRGN, from the exons ATGAAATCATTTTACCTTTTAGCAGACGCTGATCAATTTCCTGGAAGAAGTTCATCTAACCCAACAAATGAGGACAACTTATTGAATATTCCGGCAGTTTCACGCATTTTAAAGGGCTTTAAAGACCTCGGAAATAAGGTTCCAATTAATACTGTCATTAATAACACTTACAATGGAAAGATTAAGCATCCTTCGGATCCTCTTTTTAAACTCTACAAACAGAAGGATAGTCCCTGGAAAAGCACATTACGATATAATCCGGTTTTCCCATATGGCAGAAAAGGCCTGCATGCGAATCTTCAAAGATTGATTAGTGCAAGTCTAGGCAGACGCTTAAACCAAGACATCCAGACACTACTCTCACAATTCACACCTAGAGATGGTGGTGGGAAGAGCGGCAATTTTAAGATAGCTGGTGAAAAAGTAAGTGGAAAAGGCGTTTACAGCATATCTCCTGATCGGTCTGACGTGGAGATAAAGTTGACAATCAAAGTAAGTA CATCCCgtcaacaacagcagcagcagcaacaacaaaatatgAAATCAACTCCTCGACCTTCGCCTCCCAGAACAACTCCCAAGATGTGTCTTGCACCCTGCACGactacaaacaaaacaaagacagcGGTAGCAAATTGCGTCG GATCTCAGTTTGAATACGAAGCTCTCAATATACACAATAGGTACCGGGCTATTCACAATGCTCCCCCAATGACTTTAAATTGCGAAATGAGTCGAAATGCCACGGCTTATGCACAAGAGCTCGCGGACATGGACAGTCTCGTGCCATCGGGTTATAACGAGAGACCAGAGCAAGGGGAAAACCTTTCTCTTGGCTGTTATGACGACAGAGAAAAGTCTGCTGAGGAAGCAGTCAAAGTATG GTTTGACGAGGTTTGTCGGTATACGTTTGGAAAACAAGGTCCACAAACTGGGACAAGCCACTTTACTCAACTGGTTTGGAAAGGAAGCACGGAACTGGGTATTGGCAAGGCTTCCAACACACAACCAGACGGGGCGACTTGCACCTTTATTGTAGGGCGATATAATCCTCAGGGAAACTTCGAGAACGATGACAATGCTTACGTAAAGAACGTGGAAAAGGGATCTTTTGATGAACGTTATTGTAGTTACATTGAGAAGCCAGGCTTAGACGGGGGATATGGCTTAAAACGATCTAGAGGGAATTGA
- the LOC140926057 gene encoding uncharacterized protein — MESEEVLAFRLLNRLGFSWPLSCDNLTPDAAVWERTIIFVAVVNSERHPKHRKLKRGNLGFRPVHFSAVGLPLGDSRPSNDGAGLKTGAFKIDDSGVVGAGVYEIGSDGVDIDLNLKISTNGQGNPGGPGAGGGPGAGGGGPGAGGGPGAGGPKPALCPVPCSQTKPTQGPSGTPKPGTPGASTLPTTSGGGATPTNGPASGPGGAPTGTSPAGAGITPSQGPTPSGNKPTVATTGQPGGGGSSFEQEALNEHNKFRQRHGVPPMTLDAEMSAAATRYAQKIAKAGTLKHASPSERDNNGENLSMGCDHDGQKAAEATKNWYMEVCDPGYTFGQATGSPGAGHFSQVVWKESTKLGIGMAETDENGMKCTYIVGRYKPAGNYGGEYAENVPQGSFNSARDCAAAKKGTIIGHLAPRSKIHHGKSWKKTRHQ, encoded by the exons ATGGAATCTGAGGAAGTCTTAGCTTTCAGGTTATTAAACAGACTTGGCTTTTCTTGGCCATTGTCTTGTGACAATTTAACACCAGACGCTGCT GTTTGGGAGAGAACAA TTATTTTTGTAGCTGTTGTAAATTCTGAAAGACACCCAAAACATAGAAAACTAAAGAGAGGGAACCTTGGCTTCCGTCCTGTACATTTTTCTGCTGTTGGCCTTCCTTTGGGAGACTCTCGACCGTCTAATGACGGAGCAGGATTAAAGACTGGAGCCTTTAAAATTGATGACTCTGGAGTTGTTG GGGCGGGTGTGTATGAAATTGGGTCAGATGGTGTCGACATTgatctaaatttaaaaatatccaCCAACGGACAAGGCAACCCTGGAG GCCCAGGCGCCGGTGGAGGACCCGGTGCAGGTGGTGGAGGCCCAGGTGCCGGTGGAGGACCAGGTGCAGGTG GGCCTAAGCCTGCACTCTGTCCTGTGCCCTGTTCTCAAACGAAGCCAACACAAGGTCCTAGCGGGACACCTAAACCCGGGACCCCGGGAGCATCCACTCTTCCTACAACTTCTGGAGGAGGTGCTACACCAACCAATGGGCCTGCGTCTGGGCCTGGAGGAGCCCCAACTGGTACTTCACCTGCTGGTGCTGGAATAACTCCCTCTCAGGGGCCTACACCCAGTGGAAACAAACCTACAGTTGCTACTACTGGACAGCCCGGTGGTGGAG GATCATCCTTTGAACAGGAAGCATTAAATGAACATAATAAATTTCGCCAAAGACACGGAGTTCCACCCATGACACTTGATGCTGAAATGAGTGCAGCGGCTACTCGATATGCACAGAAGATCGCTAAGGCAGGGACTCTCAAACACGCCAGTCCAAGTGAGAGAGACAATAACGGGGAGAACTTGTCCATGGGGTGTGACCATGATGGCCAGAAAGCAGCGGAGGCTACAAAAAACtg GTATATGGAGGTATGCGACCCAGGATACACTTTCGGCCAAGCCACTGGCTCACCAGGAGCAGGTCACTTTTCTCAAGTGGTGTGGAAAGAAAGTACTAAGCTGGGCATTGGAATGGCTGAAACTGACGAGAACGGaatgaaatgtacttacatTGTGGGCCGCTACAAACCCGCGGGAAACTACGGGGGAGAATACGCTGAAAATGTTCCTCAAGGTTCATTCAATAGTGCAAGGGATTGTGCAGCGGCAAAGAAAGGAACGATTATCGGGCACCTAGCGCCACGATCCAAAATTCATCACGGCAAATCCTGGAAAAAGACACGTCATCAGTGA
- the LOC140926862 gene encoding uncharacterized protein, with protein MYHLRTLAVITLLHCVLLGLSLPHKSHHGQHNRHGHKHQDLHFSQKSHAKHRTATGVLRASVPTPLQDFVLVSGSPLFHERPRAGDSKNNSTETLANQTASNAQGPLGSQAAEANQTPKQEQKQPGDLSTNSTSVTSGAILEQKQENSAQSTKPTFKSPKEFAATGLGKEGEKEKESSATSTKIEEGSKVAGNTSLGKAAEEGPAFHGTDISGGGGGINEEKEKENSKDGTKENTADVKQGAGNFPFNIPGIQNYGKEKSGNSGGEPLKQMTDKDIGPNCHWKSSLNENGKVVTTVSCLGEFKNPEGSKSGMDKAENTLSIEKGGEKPENVSLSGDSGDGKKIVEQSEKEFEDEAISVTNAFRKIHRALPIKLSPEMSRQAKEYAEKIASMGSLQHDYAAVKQLDEGENLVMGCKQIGVPLTAKEAITNWYNEVCAYDFDRSEFSMNSGHFTQLVWSDSTEFGIGKASGQQNGMPCTFVVGRFKPSGNYKGEYKRNVFKGNFDPSYCDNLKVKKLL; from the exons ATGTACCACTTGAGAACCCTAGCTGTCATCACACTTTTACATTGTG TGCTATTAGGATTGTCCCTTCCACATAAAAGCCACCACGGGCAACATAACCGGCATGGCCATAAACACCAAGACCTTCATTTCTCACAAAAGTCACATGCAAAGCATCGGACAGCGACAGGTGTTTTGCGAGCATCTGTTCCAACTCCTCTCCAAGATTTTGTTCTGGTAAGTGGAAGTCCATTATTCCACGAAAGACCAAGAGCTGGTGATAGTAAAAACAATTCAACAGAGACGCTTGCGAATCAAACAGCTTCAAATGCACAAGGACCCTTGGGTAGCCAGGCTGCAGAAGCAAATCAAACTCCCAAACAAGAGCAAAAGCAGCCAGGTGATCTGTCAACTAACTCTACTAGCGTTACGTCTGGAGCGATATTAGAGCAGAAACAAGAAAATAGTGCGCAGTCAACAAAGCCAACTTTTAAATCACCTAAAGAGTTTGCTGCGACAGGTCTGGGTAAAGagggagagaaagaaaaagaatcgtCTGCCACAAGCACAA AAATCGAGGAAGGTTCCAAAGTCGCTGGTAATACATCTTTGGGAAAAGCAGCCGAGGAGGGACCGGCTTTTCATGGCACAGATATttcaggaggaggaggaggaataaatgaggagaaggagaaggaaaaTAGCAAGGATGGCACAAAAGAAAACACTGCAGATGTGAAGCAAGGAGCTGGGAATTTTCCTTTTAACATCCcaggaatacaaaattatggAAAAGAGAAATCTGGAAACAGTGGAGGAGAACCTCTCAAGCAAATGACTGATAAAGACATTGGACCAAACTGTCACTGGAAATCTTCCTTGAATGAGAACGGGAAAGTGGTTACAACCGTGTCTTGCTTGGGAGAGTTCAAAAACCCTGAGGGCAGTAAAAGTGGGATGGACAAGGCGGAAAATACGCTGTCCATCGAGAAGGGAGGAGAAAAGCCCGAAAATGTGTCACTCTCAGGGGATAGTGGAGATGGGAAAAAGATAGTCGAACAAA GTGAAAAGGAGTTTGAAGATGAAGCAATCTCCGTAACAAACGCATTCCGAAAGATTCACCGAGCCCTTCCGATCAAGTTAAGCCCAGAAATGAGTCGCCAGGCTAAAGAGTACGCCGAGAAGATCGCCAGCATGGGTTCACTTCAACACGACTATGCGGCTGTTAAACAACTTGATGAAGGAGAGAATCTTGTGATGGGATGTAAACAGATCGGGGTGCCTCTCACGGCCAAGGAAGCCATAACAAACTG GTACAACGAAGTATGTGCCTACGATTTCGACAGATCAGAATTCAGCATGAACTCTGGGCATTTTACTCAACTGGTGTGGTCTGACAGTACAGAGTTTGGTATCGGAAAAGCGTCAGGACAGCAGAACGGAATGCCGTGTACTTTTGTCGTGGGACGCTTTAAGCCATCTGGAAACTACAAAGGGGAATACAAAAGAAACGTGTTTAAAGGCAACTTCGATCCCAGCTATTGCGATAAtcttaaagttaaaaagctttTGTAG
- the LOC140926059 gene encoding uncharacterized protein codes for MFRTKFTLMLLLFTFARDTSCKSIKKNTKKQSITRGKSHYLLLMGRPVEDGHHRKGLGMILASQHSGDIATSEAESKHSDPAPSSSNSDLSNTLQTSSNGSTSDRGYSYTEALFTGTPLLNGRPFTASDRTPHSQGHATDHPIGILNANERITENVQGKAVDEDNDGSRADKNDQTQEETHTDEGVKGVTVNKILNKGQYSGEKSEDLSEDSSLRQSSKLGKENYEDGQPVPPHSLDKQDKLETNRQAYRGRKLIKNIIKSDNLADEDVHEIMATGHTQENFDKENVGSSGQLREENKANKVIPLNTKVKSYDEESNLLGSNTLTHERFMHQQRDNPLGDQQEGFNQNIISLTENEKGPQGVKQQQEEIRQPQHMITITEDSGMKQKVQKEDSSGKTPDAKPHAMGSNLKETNPASTGNTGGVHESNKGSETISPTNESPDGHSDYSHSASGQLTGEQMRQQTSDIDVNAPAEALRNLETGKLNDSTKGSSQKATKLTSDKIFENFLSHLRPHKVIESAFDEQLAQRIPSEQRDPHEAHTRPLNEKPSSSVLYPGLDASHLSSTYREGSSPSDFKTQSQEPTKEIPSIQESPSSTDTTSVYLTSSNFKGPTVQQEKAKLSTGAVSARLNQQNAPLVNNPDGNNEQGNVDKIKESAEQTEKPYSSADENSTEPQRYSSPREQGFLNVLLSHYRQSNTANSSTANNLRAEDHGEHLVPSWSVRPESGQLGPLSGSDKEGATQEKNSYKENQAANDLQNNAEYASQESQGPTKSVEDRNQREHNQEMPPTLDHRKGSGVDEHGFQSSGLSGNTNMETDVQSGSSFVLTPSHGFGERPVNGETSSQQVSENSAKEEGANNAWNFYKLRPKSGPPEFAVGNPEHPGEVSEKDEPKVGNHNQKQPKSNMDHDDSTQKIVYFLKMAKGIPLLHNRPENDMDDNHNQVNSDSMKESERADNAGVTRPYSSPSPSPGLSPTAGREEGTIGESNVPINVRQDDEYFEQEALTTHNNFRKTHGVPEMTLDRDLCNQAKAYAQKIANTGELIHSSPEERGNSVGENLAYACSSNGIPLTGEKATKMWYDEVCKPGYNFADGGFSSSTGHFTQVVWKDSLSFGIGQGKATHDGMQCIYVVGRYKTAGNIPGKFQDEVPMGNFNNAYCSSNL; via the exons ATGTTTAGAACAAAGTTTACTTTGATGCTCTTGCTTTTCACTTTTG CTCGAGACACAAGTTGCAAGTCTATAAAGAAGAATACCAAAAAACAATCAATAACAAGGGGAAAATCTCATTATCTTCTTCTTATGGGACGCCCCGTCGAGGACGGACATCATCGCAAAGGACTAGGAATGATTCTCGCGTCTCAGCACAGTGGAGATATCGCCACTTCTGAGGCTGAATCCAAACACTCAGATCCAGCTCCGTCCAGTTCCAATAGCGATCTCTCTAATACACTACAAACGTCTTCAAATGGGTCCACGTCAGATCGTGGCTACAGCTACACAGAAGCGCTCTTCACAGGGACGCCGTTGTTAAATGGAAGACCGTTTACAGCCTCTGATAGGACTCCGCATTCACAAGGACATGCCACTGATCATCCTATCGGCATTTTGAACGCAAATGAGAGGATTACGGAAAACGTCCAAGGTAAAGCTGTGGATGAGGACAATGATGGCAGTAGGGCTGACAAAAATGATCAAACACAAGAAGAAACGCACACAGATGAAGGTGTCAAGGGGGTAACGGTTAACAAGATTCTTAATAAAGGTCAGTATAGTGGAGAAAAGAGTGAAGACTTAAGTGAAGACTCCAGTTTAAGGCAATCATCAAAACTAGGGAAGGAAAACTACGAAGATGGGCAACCTGTACCTCCTCATTCTTTGGATAAGCAGGATAAATTAGAGACAAATAGACAGGCATACCGAGGCAGAAAATTGATCAAAAATATCATAAAGAGTGATAATTTGGCTGATGAAGACGTGCACGAAATCATGGCAACAGGTCACACTCAAGAAAATTTTGATAAAGAAAACGTAGGGAGCAGCGGACAGCTTAGAGAGGAGAACAAGGCAAATAAGGTAATTCCTCTCAACACTAAGGTGAAATCTTACGACGAGGAATCAAACTTATTAGGTTCAAACACTTTAACTCATGAACGCTTTATGCATCAGCAAAGAGACAATCCCTTGGGAGATCAACAGGAGGGATTTAATCAAAACATCATCAGTCTTACGGAAAATGAGAAAGGGCCGCAAGGcgtaaaacaacaacaggaaGAAATTCGGCAACCGCAACATATGATAACTATAACTGAGGATTCTGGAATGAAACAAAAAGTGCAAAAAGAGGACTCATCTGGAAAAACCCCGGATGCAAAGCCTCATGCAATGGGATCAAATTTGAAAGAGACCAATCCTGCTTCCACTGGAAACACAGGTGGTGTTCATGAAAGCAACAAAGGCAGTGAAACAATATCACCAACCAATGAATCACCAGATGGGCATAGTGACTACTCGCACAGCGCATCTGGTCAACTGACTGGTGAACAAATGAGGCAGCAGACTTCAGACATTGACGTTAACGCCCCTGCCGAAGCTTTAAGGAACCTAGAAACTGGAAAATTAAACGATTCCACGAAAGGATCTTCCCAAAAGGCTACAAAGTTAACTTCagataaaatatttgaaaactttCTTAGTCATCTTAGGCCGCATAAGGTAATAGAAAGTGCTTTTGATGAACAACTTGCTCAAAGGATACCATCTGAACAGCGTGATCCCCACGAAGCTCATACCAGGCCGCTAAATGAGAAGCCTTCATCTTCTGTGCTGTACCCAGGGCTAGATGCTTCACACTTGTCATCAACCTACCGAGAAGGAAGCAGCCCCTCAGATTTTAAGACTCAAAGTCAAGAGCCAACAAAGGAAATTCCTTCAATTCAGGAATCTCCATCTAGCACAGACACGACATCAGTTTATTTGACAAGCAGCAATTTCAAGGGACCTACAGTGCAGCAAGAAAAAGCAAAGTTGTCCACGGGCGCAGTAAGTGCGAGACTCAATCAACAAAATGCACCTCTAGTTAACAATCCAGATGGAAATAACGAACAGGGAAATGTGGATAAGATTAAAGAGAGTGCTGAACAGACAGAAAAACCTTACAGTTCAGCAGATGAGAATTCCACTGAACCACAACGATATTCATCCCCCAGAGAGCAAGGGTTCTTGAATGTTCTGCTTTCACATTATCGACAGAGTAACACAGCAAATTCTAGTACTGCAAATAATCTGCGAGCAGAAGATCATGGAGAGCACTTAGTTCCTTCGTGGTCAGTGAGGCCGGAATCAGGTCAACTAGGTCCTTTAAGTGGAAGTGACAAGGAAGGAGctacacaagaaaaaaattcttataaAGAAAATCAAGCGGCGAATGATCTGCAGAACAACGCCGAATATGCTTCTCAAGAAAGCCAAGGTCCAACCAAATCAGTAGAAGATAGAAACCAAAGAGAACATAACCAAGAAATGCCACCAACTTTGGACCATAGGAAAGGCAGTGGTGTAGACGAACACGGATTTCAGTCATCTGGATTATCCGGTAACACTAACATGGAAACAGATGTGCAAAGTGGATCATCATTTGTTTTGACGCCTTCGCATGGGTTCGGTGAAAGGCCAGTAAACGGAGAGACGAGCTCCCAACAGGTGTCAGAAAATAGTGCCAAGGAAGAAGGAGCAAACAACGCCTGGAATTTCTATAAATTAAGACCAAAGTCCGGGCCACCGGAATTTGCCGTTGGGAACCCTGAGCATCCCGGTGAGGTTTCAGAGAAAGACGAACCTAAAGTAGGAAACCACAATCAAAAACAACCCAAAAGCAACATGGACCATGACGATAGCACTCAAAAGATAGTCTATTTCTTAAAGATGGCGAAAGGCATTCCACTTTTACACAACAGACCAGAAAATGACATGGACGATAACCACAATCAGGTTAACAGTGATTCAATGAAGGAAAGCGAAAGAGCTGATAATGCTGGAGTCACACGCCCTTATTCTTCTCCTAGCCCTAGTCCCGGTCTCAGTCCAACGGCTGGTAGAGAAGAAGGAACCATTGGTGAAAGTAATGTCCCTATAAACGTACGTCAAG ATGACGAATACTTTGAGCAAGAAGCATTGACAACACACAACAACTTTCGAAAGACGCACGGAGTTCCTGAGATGACTTTAGACCGAGATCTTTGCAACCAAGCTAAGGCATATGCACAAAAGATCGCAAATACGGGAGAGCTAATTCATTCATCGCCGGAGGAAAGGGGAAATTCTGTCGGAGAGAATTTGGCGTATGCCTGCTCGTCAAATGGAATTCCACTGACAGGGGAAAAGGCTACAAAAATGTG GTACGATGAGGTTTGTAAGCCTGGTTACAACTTCGCTGATGGCGGTTTTAGCAGCAGCACAGGTCACTTTACCCAAGTGGTATGGAAGGACAGTCTCAGTTTTGGCATTGGTCAGGGCAAAGCAACGCATGATGGAATGCAGTGCATCTACGTTGTGGGTCGTTACAAAACGGCTGGAAATATTCCAGGAAAATTCCAGGATGAAGTACCTATGGGAAACTTTAACAATGCCTACTGCAGCAGTAATCTCTAA